In Clostridium sp. 'White wine YQ', the DNA window AGATCCTAAGGGTCATATTTTTCAAACTTCATATTGGAGTTTAGTTAAAAAGGATTGGTCTCATAAGTTTATATGTGGCTATGATTCAGAAGACAATAAGGTCTTGGCTGCAACTTTACTACTAAGAAAAATTCCCTATATAAATAAGTACATGGCCTATGCACCAAGAGGCTTTGTTTGCGATTTTACAAACAAAGAACTTTTAGCTGAATTCACAGAATTTTTAAGAGGCTATTCCAAAGTAAACAATATAGCATTTTTAACTGTTGACCCTGATATTCACCTAATGGAAAATGAAGTGCTTTTAGATAGCGGTAACGATATAAAAAATTTCTTAAATTCATTAGGATATAAGAATACTGATTCTAAGAATTTTGAGGCTATTCAACCAAACTTTGTTTTTAGACTTCCTCTTCCTACTGGTGAAAACAAGAATGCTATTAAGAAAGAAGTTTTTAAGAATTTTTCTAGTAAGACAAGATATAATATAAAAGTTGCCGAGGAAAGAGGTCTTTCTGTTGAGGTATACGACAAAGATAATTTAGATGAAGAGGTTCTAGAAAGATTTCATGAAATCATGGTTACTACCGGTAAGAGAGATAATTTCATAGTTAGACATAAAGGGTATTTTAAAGATATGATTACCGAAATAAGTCCTTATTGCAGACTGTATATGGTTAAATATAGTTATGAAAATGACTTTAAAAGACTATCAGATAAATTGAAGAAGCAAGAAGAAGCACGCGAAAAAGCTTTAGCTAAAATTGAAGAACAAAAAGAAAAGTTAAAAACTGAAACTGAAGAAGGTAAAATTGGTAGAATCCAAAAGAAAATTTCTGATGCAGAAAACAAATATAAAGAATCTTTAAGACAAATTGAGGGTTTCAATCAAAAGATTGCTGATATAGAAGAATTTAAAGGTCAAGAAATATATCTTTCTGGTTCAATTTACTTATATTATGGCGGAAAAGCTTGGTATCTCTATGGTGCCTCAGAAAATATCTTAAGAGATACAATGCCTAACTTTGCAATGCAATGGTCTATGATTTCTGACTCAATTGATTTAGATTGCTACTTATATGACTTTAGAGGAGTTTCTGGAGACTTAAATCCTGAGAATCCGCTTTATGGCTTATATAAATTTAAAAAAGGTTTTAATGGTAACTTTGTAGAGTTTATAGGTGAGTTTGACTTAGTAAATTCTAACCTTTTATATAATGCTTACAAAAAAGCTTTCCCTAAGTTTAAAGAAATAAGAAATAAAATGCTTAATAGTAAGCAATAGAATAAAAAAAGGTTTCTAAAAATATTTTTAGAAACCTTTTTATTACTTTATGTATTTTGTTGCTATCTTCATTTGAATCATTGATGATGAAATCATAATCAATGCAAATAATATTACAAATAGAAGTGAATACTTCGCAAAGAAATAATCAAGAATTCCAAAAATCATGCAAATCGATCCGACACTTAAATAAAATGTTCCTATAAATTTAATGTATGCTTTATGATTTTCTGGAGACATCCCTCCACCAATTACTCCTGCTATTTTTTTATTTAATAATATCAGTATTCCAATAATTATAAATACTAAGCTTGCTAATACCATTATAATTGTAGTTCCCCTCATAGGTATATCCTCCTATTATTTTCTAAGATAAGGGTATTATATACACTATAACTTGAAAAGTAAAGTATTCAAAACATTCAAATCTTTTTTCATTTTAATTATTGACATACCTTCCTAAAGTATATATAATTATCTATGTGCTTCGGGGTGTAGCGCAGATGGGAGCGCGCGTGGTTTGGGACCATGAGGTCGCAGGTTCGATCCCTGTCACCCCGACCAAAGAAAAGGAATTGCTTTTGCAATTCCTTTTTTATTATCCTATATTTTTAATTTTAGCTATTGAATTTAATATATCTTCCAAAGTTTGTTCATAGCTTTTATTTTTCTCTGTTAATGACTTATTATTATCATTTAATATATTCTTTATATTTTCTTCTTTCTTTAAAAATACATCAATAGCATTTAAGTACTTATTCATGAGATTTATTTTGTTTTTTAAGTTATCCATATCTCCTGAAATCTCATTAATATACGCTCTCATCTCATCAATATTTACGCCTTCATTTGTAGTATTATCATTATTATTTTCATTATTACTGCTATTATTATCATTTGGAGTATCTGGCATTGGTTCCTCCTTAATAATTGTTTTTTCTACTTCATCCATTAGACTTAAAATCTTAATTCCATAATTATCAGATGGAGCCCAGTTTCCTGATAATGTTTCTACATATTTTGCTCTTCCTAACAAGTATTGGAAATGTCTCGGATCTTTAGTATCTAATTTGGGATATCCTTTTGCTCCAGCATATAATGCTAAATGATCCAAGTGAGCATGTACACCATCTTCCCATGAAGAAAATTGTGCATGATCTTCAGGATTGTCTCCCTTTGCATCTGTTTTCTTAAGCCCGCAAGGGTTTTTATAGTATACAGGTACTTTACCTGTATATTTTCCATAATTAGTCTCTAATGCACTTTGTGTGTAGGCCACTAATGGATTAACACCTCCACACTCTTCACTAAACTTCCAATATAAATCTGCGAGAGAAATAAAAACTTCTGCTGCATTTTTATCTTTTGCCCATTGTTTTGCTTGTGCCTGAATTGCTTGAGGCTTTGAAACAATTGGCGTCATAACTGTTTCATTATCACCATCCAATGGAATTTCACTTTTACCAATATATCTTAAAAATCCATTCGCAATATTTACAGCAACTCTATTTTTGAAAATCTCATCTTTAAGTAAGGCTTCTTCTTTTATATTACTTATAAAACATACCTCTACTAAAATAGCTGGCATATTTGTTTGCTTTAATACTGTAAAATTTGCATATTTTACACCCCTGTTTTTAAGCTGCAAATTAGAAACCATTTTTTCTAGAATAACTGCAGATAATTTTTCTCCTTCCCCTCCTTTGCTTAGTGCATAAATTTCTGTTCCTTCTGCAGTATCTACTTCTGCACTATTAATATGAATGCTAATAAAATATCTTGCTCCCTTTAAATTTGCAAAGTTTGCCCTCTCCTCTAAAGTTACATAACTATCATCATCTCTAGTCATCTCTACAGTAACATTCTTATTCTCCAAAAACTCCTTAACTTTTTTTGAAATATATAGAGTGCATTCTTTCTCTTTTAAACCACTTTTGCCTACTGCTCCAGGATCTGTTCCACCATGACCAGGATCTATTACTAAATCTACCATATACCCTCCAAAAATATTAATAACAATATATAATATTTTTAGAAATATATAATTATTTCAATTTATTTTTATTTTCATCAAAAATATCATAATATTTCTCTTCTTTTGATGCAGCTTTACAAAGACTCCAAAAAAGAAGTATTATAAATATATAGAATGTAACAAATAACATCATAGTTAAATATCTCCTCACTAGACAGAATTTTGTTGACATAATAAACATTATTTTTTAGGTTAAAATAACTTTATACTAACTATTATTGCTATTTAGGAGGATTTTTATGAAAAAAGATTATGAACAACTATTTAAAAAATTAGTAAAGTCTTATTATGATGGAAATTTTGACGAAGTCATAAATGAGATTTTAAATGCTTCTGAATCTGATAAAAAAGAAGCTATGTCCGTAATCTCTTCTTTGTGTGGAGTAGAGGTAAAGCAAGACGAAAACTATGTATATAACTTAAAAAGAGCAATAACTGAATACAAGATAAGGGAACGTATTGTTGAAAAATTAGCTTCTTGTAATACCAGTTGTCGAAAGGAACCTGGTGAGAAAACAAACTGCCAAAGAGTTTGTGCTTTCGATGCTATCTTAGAAGATCCTTTAACTGGTGGTACATACATAGATGAATCTCTTTGTGTCGACTGCGGAATGTGCGTCGAAGCCTGTGATAGTGGTAAATTACTAGATAGAATTGAATTTATGCCTATATTAGAACTTTTAAAGAATAATGAAAAGGTTATAGCAGCTGTAGCTCCAGCTATTTCAGGACAATGGGGCCCTGATGTATCCCTAGATCAATTAAGAGCAGCCTTTATGAAAGCTGGATTTACGGATATGATTGAAGTAGCTTTCGCTGCTGACATGTTAACAATAAAAGAAGCTGTAGAATTTGATAAGCATGTTAATAAAGCTGGTGACCTTATGATTACATCTTGTTGCTGCCCTATGTGGGTTGGAATGCTAAAAAGAGTTTATCATGATTTAGTTAAAGATGTTTCGCCTTCTGTTTCACCTATGATTGCTGCCGGGAGAGTATTAAAAACATTAAACCCAGATGCAAAAGTAGTCTTTATAGGTCCTTGTATTGCTAAGAAAGCTGAGAGGAATGATCCTGATATCAAAGGTTCAGTAGATTATGTCTTAACCTTCCAAGAAGTACGAGATATTTTTGATGTCCTCGAAATTAACCCAGGAGAACTTACTGGGATACCTTCTGTAGAATATGCTTCTAGGGGTGGAAGACTTTATGCTCGTACAGGTGGTGTTTCCATCGCAGTATCTGAAGCTATAGAAGAATTATTTCCTGAGAAACATAAGTTGTTGAAGACAGCTCAGGCTCATGGAGTTAAGGATTGTAAGGAAATACTAGCTAAGGCTCAAGCTGGTGAATTAGGTGATGTTAACTTCATCGAAGGTATGGGTTGCATTGGTGGATGTGTTGGTGGTCCTAAAGCAATAGTTTCTAGGGATGAAGGAAAGACTGCCGTTGATGATTTTGCATATGATTCACCTGTTAAAATAGCTACGCATAGTCCAGTTTTAGATGAAGTTTTCAAGAAAATTGGTATTGAAAAACTAGAAGATTTTAGAGATGAACATAAAATTGAGATTTTCGAAAGAACATTTAGCTAACTTAATGTTATGTTTTTTACCTTAAGAGAGGTCTCCCCTCTCTTATTTTCTTATATAAATATATTTTACTAATTGCGTACTTAAAGATTTTAATATACCATTAAGTCATAGGATTTTTGATAGGATACTTAACTTAAAACCCTATAAAGAATCTAAATTTATTTTAAATTTATAATAATATTAATAATATTTGAGGTGAAAATTTTGTTCGAAGATGTACAAGCTGCAATATTTGATTTAGACGGAACACTTATAGATTCGATGTGGATTTGGGACGAGCTTGATAAGAGCTACTTGGAAAGCAAAGGGATTGTTAAGCCTGAGACCTTGGAGGATGACATTAATCATCTAAGTTTTGAGCAAACTGCTGAATATTTTAGAAAAACCTTTAATCTTTCTGAGTCTGTTGAAGAAATAATGGAGGAAATAAATTCTCTCGCTTATGAAAATTATAAAAATAATGCTCCATTGAAACCTGGCGCAATAGAATTTCTTACTTCTTTAAAAGAAAAAGGTATTAAGATTGCAATTGCAACCTCTAACTCTTCACCTTTACTGGATGTGGCTTTAGAAAGTAATAGTATTAGTAATTACATTGACTCTATTACAACGACAAACGAGGTTGACAAACCTAAAAGTCATCCAGATGTTTACCTTCTTGCCGCAAAAAGGTTAGGTGTTTCCCCCGAAAACTGTATTGTATTCGAAGACATACTCGCTGCAGTTGAAGGTGCGAAATCTGCTGGAATGAAGGTTGTAGCAGTTTATGATAAATACTCAGAACACCAAAAACCTCAGCTAATACAGAAAGCTGATAAATATATAAATAGCTTTAATGATATTGCTATATAAATAAAAAAGCTTGGACTAAGTCCAAGCTTTTTTTTATAATATTAAACCTCATCTGGTTTTTCGTTCATTATTCCTATTGCATCAAATAGAATGAATAGTAAATTTAATGCTATTGCTACTATTGTTGCTAGTACCATTCCTTTATATTCTAATCCATAAACATTTATCTTAATTCCACTTAATCCTACTATAAATATTACAGAAGTTAATATTAAGTTTCTTGATTTTGAATAATCAACTTTCTTTTCGATGAATGTTCTTAAACCTGATGCTGCTATTGTTCCAAATAATAATAAGCTTATTCCACCTATTACTGGAGTTGGAATACTAATTATTAGTGCAGAAAGCTTACCTGAAAATCCTAATACTATTGAAATTAGTGCTGCTCCACAAATTACATATACGCTATATACTTTTGTTAAAGCCATTACTCCAATATTTTCTGCATAAGTTGTTGTAGGTACTGAACCAAACATACCAGATATCATAGTTGAAAGTCCATCACCTAATAGTGATCTATGTAGTCCTGGATCTTTTGCTAGATCTTTTTCTACAATACTGCTTGTTACAGCAAGGTGACCAATGTGTTCTGCTATAACAACAAATGCTGCTGGAAGAATAGTTAATATTGCATGTAAATCAAAAGTTGCTACTTTTATATTTGGTAATGCTAAAAAGCTTGAACTACTTATTGTAGCGAAGTCTACTAATCCCATTGCATAAGCTGTAATATATCCAACTACTACTCCTATAAGTATAGGTATAACCTTTAAAAATCCTTTAAGTATTATATTACATAGTATTACTGTTGCTAAGGTAACCATAGAAACTATAATCCAAGTAGTATTTGATGCAGTTGGATTATTTGATCCACCTACGGCAAATCCTGCCATGTCCGCTGCTGTTGGAGCAAGTTCTAATCCGATAATTGTAACTATTGCACCCATTGCTGCTGGTGGAAATAATTTATTTATTACTCCTATACCAACGAATTTTACTAATAACGCAACTAGTGCGAATACTAGTCCAGCTATCACAAAGCCGCCTTGTACCGTTTGAAAAGAATATCCTTGGCTTGTTAACATGAATACTGGTGAAAGGAATGCAAAACTTGATCCTAAGTAGGCTGGTATACGTTTCTTTGTCAAAAATGCATAAAGTAAAGTACCTATACCGTTAAAAAATAATACTGTTGCGGGATCTATTTTGAAAAGAATTGGAACTAATACAGATGATCCAAACATTGCAAAAAGATGTTGGATACTTAATGGAATTGCTTTTTTTAGTGGTGGCATCTCATTAACGTCCACTATAGATTTTTCTAATTGATTTTCATTCATTTGTAAATTCCCCCTTCTTAGTCTCGCTGGACTAAATTAAAGCTTTTATAACTATAGCATTATTTTAATAACTTTTCAAGCTTTTTATTACTGTAAAAAAACGTCAGGATAAAAATAATAACTCGCTAAAATCTTTAGGGAGTTATAGTTAGCTACTTTCTTTCAACACCGTATTTTTTTGATAACTCATCAACTAAATCAAAATACTTCTTTTGTTGACTTTGTTGCATTAATTGGTTAACAACCCCATCCTTAACTTCGTCAAAGCTTAATTCTTTGGCTGAGTTTTTACTTTCAACTTTTATTAAATGATATCCAAATTGAGTTTTAACACTTTCAGTTAATTTTCCAATTTCAGCATTGAATGCAGCTTCCTCAAATTCTGGAACCATCATTCCTCTTGAGAAAGATCCCAAATTACCACCTTGTTCTTTTGATGGACAAGTAGAGTACTTAGCTGCTGCCTCCTCAAATGTTATGCTTCCTGTTTCTATTTCATCTTTTATAGCATTACATTCTTCTTCAGAAGGTACTAATATATGCTTTGCTGTAACTGTATCTGGTTCAAGGAACATTTCCTTATTTTCATTATAAAATTTAAGTGCATCATCATCAGTAACTGTTACTTCTGATACCACTTTATTAATTACCATTTGTGTTAGTAGTTCCTTTTTGAACTTCTCAACTTCTTGTTCAAATTCTTTTGTATTATCTAAAGAATTTTCTTTACCAAAGTTATACATCAATTCAAAAGAAATAACTTGTTCTAATAATTGTTTTTTTCCTTCTTCTGATGCTAACATTCCTCTTCTGTCAGCTGGATATTTAGAAATAGCTTCATTTAGATCCTTTTCTGTTATCTCATTACCTGCTACAACTGCCAAAACTTTATTTTCCATAAAAAATCTCCTTTAATTTTAAAATCATACTTTATAATAATAACATAATATTACTATCAATGCACAATATACTTATTTATAATTATTCTCTTTATTTTTAGTTCTTATCATACTTCAAATCTTGCTAATTAATAATAATTATTATATAATATTTATAATATAAATAGTTCGGAGGTATCTTTATGAATAATATAGAAGTTAATAAGGAATGTCCAGATTTTTCACTGATAGGATCAGATGAAAAACTTCATAAGTTAAGTGATTATAGAGGGAAGAAAATAATATTGTACTTTTACCCAAAAGACAATACTCCAGGTTGCTCAACGGAAGCCTGTGATTTTAGAGATAATTATATTGAAATATCTAATGAAAATGCTATTATTTTGGGGATTAGCAAAGACAATTTATCCTCACACGACAAATTTATAAGTAAGTTCGGATTACCTTTCATACTTTTAAGTGATGAAGATAAAAAAGTATGTGAGTTATATGATGTTCTTAAAGAAAAAAACATGTATGGTAGAAAAACAATAGGTATAGAACGAAGCACCTTTATAATAGATGAATCTGGAATCCTAAAAAAAGAATTTAGGAAAGTAAAAGTTAAAGACCACGTTAAAGAAGTTTTAGAATTTTTAAAAACTATATAAACCTTATATTCTTAAGACCTGTATATATTAATATTCAGGTTTTATTTTTTATCTATGTTTTTTAATAAAGGAATATCCTAATGATGCTAGCACACCTATAACCCCTCCCAAAGAAAACCCTAGAGTTATATTATCTATAACAATGCCTAAAACAACTCCTAGTCCTACGCCAATTGCAATTCCTTTTGCAAGATATTCATTTTCTTTATCTGTTAATGACATCTTTTCAATTATAGCTTTCATCCTAAATCACCCCTTTATTT includes these proteins:
- a CDS encoding [Fe-Fe] hydrogenase large subunit C-terminal domain-containing protein produces the protein MKKDYEQLFKKLVKSYYDGNFDEVINEILNASESDKKEAMSVISSLCGVEVKQDENYVYNLKRAITEYKIRERIVEKLASCNTSCRKEPGEKTNCQRVCAFDAILEDPLTGGTYIDESLCVDCGMCVEACDSGKLLDRIEFMPILELLKNNEKVIAAVAPAISGQWGPDVSLDQLRAAFMKAGFTDMIEVAFAADMLTIKEAVEFDKHVNKAGDLMITSCCCPMWVGMLKRVYHDLVKDVSPSVSPMIAAGRVLKTLNPDAKVVFIGPCIAKKAERNDPDIKGSVDYVLTFQEVRDIFDVLEINPGELTGIPSVEYASRGGRLYARTGGVSIAVSEAIEELFPEKHKLLKTAQAHGVKDCKEILAKAQAGELGDVNFIEGMGCIGGCVGGPKAIVSRDEGKTAVDDFAYDSPVKIATHSPVLDEVFKKIGIEKLEDFRDEHKIEIFERTFS
- a CDS encoding peptidoglycan bridge formation glycyltransferase FemA/FemB family protein; the protein is MYKFTEVQESDINDFNKIDPKGHIFQTSYWSLVKKDWSHKFICGYDSEDNKVLAATLLLRKIPYINKYMAYAPRGFVCDFTNKELLAEFTEFLRGYSKVNNIAFLTVDPDIHLMENEVLLDSGNDIKNFLNSLGYKNTDSKNFEAIQPNFVFRLPLPTGENKNAIKKEVFKNFSSKTRYNIKVAEERGLSVEVYDKDNLDEEVLERFHEIMVTTGKRDNFIVRHKGYFKDMITEISPYCRLYMVKYSYENDFKRLSDKLKKQEEAREKALAKIEEQKEKLKTETEEGKIGRIQKKISDAENKYKESLRQIEGFNQKIADIEEFKGQEIYLSGSIYLYYGGKAWYLYGASENILRDTMPNFAMQWSMISDSIDLDCYLYDFRGVSGDLNPENPLYGLYKFKKGFNGNFVEFIGEFDLVNSNLLYNAYKKAFPKFKEIRNKMLNSKQ
- a CDS encoding peptidylprolyl isomerase — protein: MENKVLAVVAGNEITEKDLNEAISKYPADRRGMLASEEGKKQLLEQVISFELMYNFGKENSLDNTKEFEQEVEKFKKELLTQMVINKVVSEVTVTDDDALKFYNENKEMFLEPDTVTAKHILVPSEEECNAIKDEIETGSITFEEAAAKYSTCPSKEQGGNLGSFSRGMMVPEFEEAAFNAEIGKLTESVKTQFGYHLIKVESKNSAKELSFDEVKDGVVNQLMQQSQQKKYFDLVDELSKKYGVERK
- the bcp gene encoding thioredoxin-dependent thiol peroxidase; translated protein: MNNIEVNKECPDFSLIGSDEKLHKLSDYRGKKIILYFYPKDNTPGCSTEACDFRDNYIEISNENAIILGISKDNLSSHDKFISKFGLPFILLSDEDKKVCELYDVLKEKNMYGRKTIGIERSTFIIDESGILKKEFRKVKVKDHVKEVLEFLKTI
- the uraA gene encoding uracil permease, yielding MNENQLEKSIVDVNEMPPLKKAIPLSIQHLFAMFGSSVLVPILFKIDPATVLFFNGIGTLLYAFLTKKRIPAYLGSSFAFLSPVFMLTSQGYSFQTVQGGFVIAGLVFALVALLVKFVGIGVINKLFPPAAMGAIVTIIGLELAPTAADMAGFAVGGSNNPTASNTTWIIVSMVTLATVILCNIILKGFLKVIPILIGVVVGYITAYAMGLVDFATISSSSFLALPNIKVATFDLHAILTILPAAFVVIAEHIGHLAVTSSIVEKDLAKDPGLHRSLLGDGLSTMISGMFGSVPTTTYAENIGVMALTKVYSVYVICGAALISIVLGFSGKLSALIISIPTPVIGGISLLLFGTIAASGLRTFIEKKVDYSKSRNLILTSVIFIVGLSGIKINVYGLEYKGMVLATIVAIALNLLFILFDAIGIMNEKPDEV
- a CDS encoding N-acetylmuramoyl-L-alanine amidase → MVDLVIDPGHGGTDPGAVGKSGLKEKECTLYISKKVKEFLENKNVTVEMTRDDDSYVTLEERANFANLKGARYFISIHINSAEVDTAEGTEIYALSKGGEGEKLSAVILEKMVSNLQLKNRGVKYANFTVLKQTNMPAILVEVCFISNIKEEALLKDEIFKNRVAVNIANGFLRYIGKSEIPLDGDNETVMTPIVSKPQAIQAQAKQWAKDKNAAEVFISLADLYWKFSEECGGVNPLVAYTQSALETNYGKYTGKVPVYYKNPCGLKKTDAKGDNPEDHAQFSSWEDGVHAHLDHLALYAGAKGYPKLDTKDPRHFQYLLGRAKYVETLSGNWAPSDNYGIKILSLMDEVEKTIIKEEPMPDTPNDNNSSNNENNNDNTTNEGVNIDEMRAYINEISGDMDNLKNKINLMNKYLNAIDVFLKKEENIKNILNDNNKSLTEKNKSYEQTLEDILNSIAKIKNIG
- a CDS encoding HAD family hydrolase; protein product: MFEDVQAAIFDLDGTLIDSMWIWDELDKSYLESKGIVKPETLEDDINHLSFEQTAEYFRKTFNLSESVEEIMEEINSLAYENYKNNAPLKPGAIEFLTSLKEKGIKIAIATSNSSPLLDVALESNSISNYIDSITTTNEVDKPKSHPDVYLLAAKRLGVSPENCIVFEDILAAVEGAKSAGMKVVAVYDKYSEHQKPQLIQKADKYINSFNDIAI